The genome window GATGAAGCCGGTGCCGTCGAGGCCGGCCTCGCGCAGGGTGAAGGTGCCGTCCCAGCGGTTCATGTCCTCGCTGATGAGGTCGAGGAGGGCGTTGAGGCCCCGCTCGTTGATGTCGGGGTCGTGGAGGCGTACGGTCACGCCCTTCTCGGCGGCCTCGCAGACTGCCTTGTCGAACGGGGCGGAGGGGATGCGGTAGATGTCGACGGAGACCGCGTCCTCGTCCAGGACCAGGCCCGTGTAGATGGCGGCGTGACGGCCGGTCGCCAGCTTGTCCACGTACAGGACCGTGCGCTCCAACGGAGTCTCCGCGGGGCTGTCGTGCCCGGCGGGGCCGCCCTTCGGCCGGGTGCCGTGGCAGGTCTCGGACGGGGCCGAGACCTCCCCGACCGCCTGCGCGTCGGCCGTCGAGCCCTGGAGGCAGCCGAGTGCCAGGACCGCAGCCGTAGCCGCAGCCACCATGGCCGGGGCCGGGGCCGGGGCCGGGGCCGGGGCCCTGCGGGGCCTTCCCCACGTACGCGTGCTCATGTGTTCCTCCGGTAGTCGTCGGCGTCGGCGTCGGCGGACCGCGATCGGTACTGGGACGTGGGAGGGCGCCAAAGGGTTCGGGTGTCGCAGAGAGCGTTCGGCTGTCACAGAAGCGGACGCGGTCCTGTCTTCCCTGCGGATGGACCTCGTTCGGGGAAGTCGGAGAAGTGGGAGAAACGCATGAGCGCTCAGCACGCACACCTGCCGCCGGGCATCGAAGTGATCACGACCCTGCCGGAGGCGGCGGGGCTGATACCGGACGGCTCCGAGGCCAGGAGCGTGCGGGTCACGCTGCCGCCCGGTGACCCCGGAGCGCCGCCGCACCGGCACCCCGGGCCGCTCTTCGGGTACGTCACCGAGGGCGAGATCCTGTTCGAGCTGGAGGGGCAGTTGCCGAGGGTGCTCAAGGCCGGTGACGCCGTGTTCGAGCCCGGGGGTGATGTCGTCCACTACCAGGGCGCCAACAACCTCGCGGACGCCCAGTCCCAGCTGGTGGTGACCATGTTCGCGCCGCCCGGCACCCCGCTGCTCACCGTCCTCAGCGCGGAGGAGATCGCCGAGCGGCGCCACCTGCGGGCCGGGGCCGTACGGCCCTGACGCGGGCGTCGGCCGGGACCCCGGAGGAACGGGGTCCCGGCCGACGACGGCCACCCGACTCAGCGGCGAGCCCTCAGCAACCCACCCGGACGCGGGTGAGGCGGCCAACCTGAACTACTGGGCGTACTGGATCGGCGAGACCCCCATGTCGAGTTGACCGACGACTTCATCGCCACTCTCACCCCAGGGCCATGGCCGGGCGACAAGCTGCTCACGCACCTTGCTCAGGGCTTCGCCCCGCAGCACGGCTACGTCGACCTCAACATCCACTCCGTGTGGTCCCTGCTCCAGGTCCGCCCCCACCTCCTGCGAT of Streptomyces phaeolivaceus contains these proteins:
- a CDS encoding cupin domain-containing protein — protein: MSAQHAHLPPGIEVITTLPEAAGLIPDGSEARSVRVTLPPGDPGAPPHRHPGPLFGYVTEGEILFELEGQLPRVLKAGDAVFEPGGDVVHYQGANNLADAQSQLVVTMFAPPGTPLLTVLSAEEIAERRHLRAGAVRP